The Corallococcus exiguus genome segment TCCCAAGGCGAGGACCAGCGCGCCGGACGACAGCGTGAGCTGGCGGGAAGGACGACGGAAGGGACGCAGCGAGAGAGGGTTCGGGTTCACGGCCGGGCCTTTAGCACATCCCCAGCGTGGTAGCGTGAGGCAATGACGGGCATGAAAGGCAAGGATTTCAAGCCTTTACAGGAGGAGAAGGACGGCGGGACTCCCAGTGGACGAGGGGACTCCCGGGGCCGGAACTTCGCCTCGGAGCTGTGGGGCGAGGTTCGGGGTGGCGCCGAGCACTTCCAGTCCACGAAGGGCCAGCTGCCCAAGGGCCGCATCCGCCAGTTCTTCTATGGGGTGGCCCTGCCCTTCCACATCGCCCGCGTCACGCTCGCGAGCCCCGCGGTCCGCGCCACCTACGTGAAGGTGACCGCGCTCCAGACGGCGTTCCTGCTGGCCATCGCCGCGGGGTGGGCGTTCCACGCGTTCGACGGAGAAAAGGAAGCGAAGAAGCAGGAGCGGCGGAAGGAGACGCCCGAGGCCCGGGCCGCGCGTGAGCAAGCACAGGCCCGTATCGAACAGCGGGCGAAGGAGCTGGAGGCCGCAAAGGGTGATCCGGCCGCCATGAAGAAGGCGCTCGCCGCGCTCGTCGAAGAGGCCATCAACGCGGGCAAGACCGGCGACCTTCCTCCGGAAGAAGCCGCCACCACCGCCGAGGACGCGGCGGATGAGGCCGCCACCGCCGTCGAGGAGGCAAAGGAGGAACACGCAGCGGCCGAGCCGCAAACCGGATCCGCTCGGAACGCCGACGAGACCGCGAGCGACACCGGGGACGCGGGGGACTCCCTGGGCGACCAGATCTCCGCCATCGTCCGGGCGGAGGTGGAGGAGGCCCTGCGGGACGTCCCGGAGGTGAACGCGAAGGGCCCGCGCGTCCAGAAGGAACACCAGAAGAAGGGGTTCAACGTCGACGCGCCCAAGGTGCGCAACGGCATCTTCTTCCTGGGCAGCTGGGAGTTCTGGGCGCTCTTCTTCGGCTCGCTGAGCGCGGTGCAGTGGATCGTCGTCACCCTGTCGCGCGACTACCACACGGTCCTCTCGCGCGAGGCCAGCCTCGCCACCGGTGTGCCTCCCGAGGACCCCGAAATCTCTCCGCGCGTGCGCCTCAACGTCCCCTGGCTGCGCGCGAAGTTCCAGCGCCGCTGGCGGGCCCTCATGCTGTTCCTGGTGGGGATTCCCGCCATCCTCCTGCTCTGCATCCCGCTGTGCTGGTTCCCGAAGTCGTTCACCATCCTCAGCAGCGTCTGGGGCTTCTGGTGGCTGCTCGTCTTCACCGCCGCCAAGAGCGACCGCGCGTGGATGGCCCCCGTCACGCGTCCGCCCTGGTTCGTGCGCGTCTGGAGCGCGCTGCCCGCCCTGCACGTGGGGCCCCTGCGCAACTACGCGGCGCGCCTGGCCCGCCGCTCGGAAGGCGTCGCCGCGCCCATCGCCGTCGTGGAGCGTCAGCCGTGGGTGTTCGCGGGGCTCGCGCTCACGCGGTTCGTGGGCAGCATCCCGCCGTTCCGCTGCTTCACGCGGCCGTTCATCCCGGTGGCCTCGGCGCACCTCATCGGCCTGGACCCCATGCAGCCGCCCGCGCTCAAGAGCGGTGAAGCCCCGCCCGCGCACGGCGCGGGGGACTGACTCACACGTCCGAGGGCGCGTTGCCTTCGGGCGGCAGGCCGCCAATGCCCTCCAGCGGCGAGGGGGGCTGCTGGGGGGCGCCCAGCTCCAGCCGCTGGCCCTCCTCACGGCGCGCGGGCAGGTCGATGACGCTCTGGAGCTGCTGGCTCACGGAGCGGAAGAAGCCCGTGAGCAGCTCCGGCCGGTCCGCCAGCAGGTCCAGGAAGTCACGCCGGTCGATGACGAGCACGCGCGAGTCCACCGCGGCCACCATGTCCGTGGGCCGGGGCGCGCCGTCCAGCAGGCTCACCTCGCCAATGGCCTCCTTCGCCTGGAAGCGCAGCACGTGCTCGCCGTTGCGGAACGCGTCCACCGCGCCCTCGACGATGACGTAGAGCGCGTCGCCCGGGTCGCCCTGGCTGTAGAGCCGCTGGCCCGTCTTGTATGAGGCCTCGCGCGCCACCTCCGCGATGGCGGCGATGTCATCCACGTCGCTCTGCGAGAAGACGCTCACGCCCTCCAGGGCGAACATCCGTTGGACGATGGTATCGCTCATGTCACCCTCCTGCGGGAGCACGTCCAGGCCATTCACCCGCGCCACGTGGCGGGCGCACGCGCGCAGCACCAGGTCCTCACTCTGCACGAGCCCCGCCAGCCGCCGCCACAGACGGCCCGGCGCTCCAGGCGGCAACTCGCGGTGGTGGGCCTCCACCTGCTCCATCACCAGCTCGCGCTCCTCCTGCGCCACCAGGTTCTCCAGCAGCTCCAACGCATAGGCGCGACGGCGCGAATCGTTGCCCACCAGGTGCTGGTGGATGCGGCGCATGGCCTGCGGCGGGTGCAGGAGGCCCAGCAGGAAGAACGAAAGCTCCAGCGCCTGATCCAACCGGTCGCCCACCGCGCGGGTGAGCAGCGACTGGGGACCCAGCGCCGCCTGCACATCGCGGAAGGCACCCACCAGCTGGCGGTACGTGTCGCGGCGGCGGCCCAGCGCCTCGTGGATGCGGTCCACGTCCACCGGGTGGTCCGGCTGCTCCTCACGCAGGCGCGACAGCTGCGCGCCGATGCGGAAGTGCAGCGCCGCGTCGTCGCGCACGTTGGAGAACAGGAGCGCGTTGAGCGCCGCGGACGAACCGATGCCGCGCAGCACGCGGGGCAGCTGCATCCGCATGGCCAGGGGCGCGGCCTTGTTGTTGAGCTGCAGCTCCAACAGCGGCGTCACCGCGTCGCCCAACTGCACCAGCGACTCACGCGCGGCCGGACGCTCCTCGCGCCAGCCGAGGAACGGCAAGAGGCGCGGCGCCAGCTCCACGTAGCCGCCCTCGCCCACCGCCACCAGCGCCACGCGCCGGACGGAGATGTCCATGTCCTCCAGGTAGAGCGACAGCGGCCCCGCGAACCGAGGGTCCTTCAGCCGGCCCAACAGCCGCGCCACCTCGCGCCGCTCGGCCACGGGTGCGTGGTCGCCCTTCGCCAGCAGCTCGCGCAGGGACTCCAGCGCCGCGGAGTTGCCCTGCGTGCGCATCAGCGCGCCAATGGCCGCGCAGCGCAGCCCCACGTCGGAGCTGGTGAGCAGCGGCGGCAGCAGTCGCTCCGCGCGCTCCGGGGACAGCCGCGCCAGGGCCCACACAGCCTGGTCGCGGGGGCGCCGGGGGCCCTCCTCCACCAGCCGCTCCAGCATGGGCGCCAGCTCGCGGGCATCCATGGACAGGGCCAGCGTCACGCCACGCTCCTGCACGCGCTCGTGGGGATGGGACAAGAGCGAGGCCAGGTGCTGCCGCAAGGGCGCGGCCTCCGCCTGCTCCAGCATGTCCACCGCGCGCAGCACCCGCTCCGGCGTGGGAGCGCCCAGCGCCTCCACGAGCAGCTTCTGCGCCTCGCCGCCCAGTTCCACCTCTTCCTCTTCGTGCGCGCCCACCTGCTCGCCCAGCGCCGTGAGGTACGCGGGCTTGAGGCGCACGAGAAGGAGGCCCAGCGCGGCGCACAGCGCCACCACCGCCACGGCCATGGTGATGCCGTTGGCGCCCCGGCCCGCGCCGATGAGCAGCAGGCCCGCCAGCACCACGCCGCCCTTGCGCAACAGCCCGTCCACCGCGCTGCGCAGCCCCTCGCGCTGCTCGTCCGGCACCGCCGCGTAGAGCAGCTGGATGCCCACGGGAAGGATGGAGTAGCTCACCGCCGTCTCCACCAGCCGCAGCAGGTGCACCGGCCACAGCTGCCCGGTGGCCAGCGTGGCGCCCGCCAGCGGCGCGAGCACCAGTGGCACCAGCGCCAGGTACATGAGCAGGCCCATGCGCTTGAGCAGCCGCTCCGCCACGAGCAACTGGAACGCCACGCAGAACAGGCCAATCCACAGCTGCAGCGAGCCGAACAGCGCCGCCAGCCCGTCCTCGCTCAGCGTGCCCTCCACGCGCAGGCGGAAGAGGTAGTCCACGAAGGACGACAGCACCGCGAACGCGATGCCCAGCGCCGCCAGCACCTGCGCGTAGGGGCTCGCCCCCAGGTAGCTCCACGCCGGGAACCACGCCTGCAACGAGCGCGTGCGAGGGGGCGGCGCCGGCTCCGCCTTGTGCAGGTGGTGGAAGATGGCGCCCGCGGCCAGCAGGCTCACCGCGCCGCTCACCACCACGGCGGGCGTGCCCAGCCGCACCGCCAACGCCTGCACCAGCAGGCCGCCCGCGATGCCGCCGCCCATGCCAAAGCCATTGAGCACGGTGAAGGCCCGGCGTGCCTCGCGCGCGTCGAACGCGGACGCCATGCGGCCCCAGAAGCGGAACGACACGAACGTGCTGAAGCAGTCCGCGAACAGGTACAGCGCCAGCGCCGGCATGCGCTGCCCCGCGGACAGCGCCGCCGCCAGCCCCAGCGCCAGCACCCCGCCCACCCCGGTGAGGATGCCCGGGGACTCCGTGGGCGCGTCCGGCCGGGCGCGAGGCAGCAGCGTCAGCGACGCCGTCATCAACGCACCCAGGAGGTAGAGGTACGGCAGCGCCTGGGACTCGAAGCGCGACAACACCAGCGCGTTCGCGGACGTCTTGAGCTGCGTCACTCCCGCGATGAGCGCGAACTGGAACGCACCCGCCGGCAGGACGCGGCGGTTCCAGGATGAAGGTTCAGAATGGGCCACGGGCGCGGGAATGCGGACAGGATAACGTGGAGCCCGCTATTCACGAATAACACTCTTCGGGTCCGGCGAGCATCCACCCTCCCGTCGGAGTCGGCCGCCCGCCTGCCCGGCATCGGAGCCGGAGTCCGGACTGGGAGTCCTTGCGGCCCCCACGGAAGGACACTCCTGTGAGCCCCACGGAACGCGGGCCGCGTGGCGTACACTCCGGCGCCGTGACGCCCACCCCTGACACCCTGCTCGACGGCACCCACACGGTGCTGACCCCGGAGTACGTGGAGTTCCGCTTCACGCTGGCGGGGGTGTACTCGCGCTTCCTCGCGTGGCTGATGGACGCGCTCATCGTGGGCTTCGTCGCGACGGTGGTGCTGCTGGTGTTCCAGGTGGCCATGGCCGCGTTCCCGGGGTTCGCCAGCGCGCTGGGCATCGTCGTCTACTTCCTGGTGGACTGGGGCTACGGCATCACGCTGGAGACCGTGTGGGCCGGCCAGACGGTGGGCAAGCGCGTGATGTCCCTCCGGGTCATCCAGGAGAGCGGCGTGCGCATCGGCTTCTACCACGCGGCCCTGCGCAACCTGGCGCGCGTGGTGGACCGGCTGCCGCTGCTCTACCTCGTGGGCGGCTCGGTCGCGCTCGTGTCGCGTTCGCACCAGCGGCTGGGGGACCTGCTGGCCGGCACCATCGTCGTGCGCGAGCGGCGCCTCAAGATGCCCTCCGCCCTGGAGACGCGCGGCGAGGAGGGCCTGCTGGCGGATCCGCTGTTCGTCTCGCGCGTGAAGCGGCTGTCCACCGAGGAGCGGGAGCTGGTGCTGTCCGCGGCCCTGCGCCGCGAGGAGCTGCGGCTGGAGGCCCGGCTCACGCTGTTCTCCGCGCTGGGCGCACGGCTCCAGGACTCGCTCGCCATGGAGAAGCCCGCCCACCTCTCGGACGAGAAGTGGACGCTGCTCGTCGCCGCCGCCCTGCTGCCCGCCCCGGCGGCTCGCCCGGGGCGGCCCACGTCCGGACCTAGAAGTACGTCGCCAGGCCCACGGAGCCCGTCAGCGACGTCTGCGTATCCTCGTTGAGCGCGATGTAGAAGTTGTACTGCGCGCGCACGCCCAGGCTCACCGAGTCGCTGAGGAAGAAGTCCACGCCCGCATTGGGCCCGATGCCCACGAAGTTGCTGATGCTCTCCTTGAACACGATGAGGTAGCTCACGTCCGTTCCGATGTACGGGCGGATGGTCTCCTCCAGCAGCAGGTAGCGGATGCCCAGCGACGGCGCCAGGCCCACCACGCGCTTCTCCGGCGTGGAGAAGGTGTCCGTCGGGAACATCAGCTTCGACAGCGAGACGACCTCGAAGCCGTTCTCGATGTAGAGGCTGCCCTCCAGGCCGATGAACGGCGTCCCCGCGAGGCCCGCGGTGCGCTTGAAGTCCATGTAGCCCAGCGACAGGCCCAGACTCCGGTTGGAGAACTGCGCGTGAGCAGGAGCCGCGCCCAGCAGGGCAGCGAGCAAGCCGAAAGCACAAAGGTAGGTACGCATGGCGGGGCACTCTACAGCCGGCCTAACCCCTGGAAAACAGCGCTGATTCAGCACAAGCCCGGCGTTGCCTCACGGGGTGGCGCTCTCCTACACTCGGCCGGCCATGCGTCTTCGCCTCTTCCTTACGCTGACCGCCGCCGTTTCCCTCTCCACCACTGCCTGTCTCAGCACGCCGCCCCCGCACGAACGGGCGCTCATCAACAATGAGCTTTGCGCGCAGGAGATGGCCAACGGGGACCTGCAGAAGGCGGAGACCTACTGCAACCTGGGCCTGGAGTTCTCCCCCCAGTACGCGGACCTGTGGGCCAACAAGGGCCTCATCGCCATGTACTCGGGCAACAAGGGCAAGGCGAAGGAGTTCTTCATCAAGGCCCTGCGCTTCAACCAGGAGCACCTGCAGGCCTACCAGAACCTGGGCGTCCTCTACTTGGATGAAGGCGCCTACGGAAAGGCCCACGACAACTTCAAGCGCGCCCTGCAGGTGAACCCGGACAACCTGGAGTCGCGCTACGACCTGGGCCTCACCTACATGAAGATGGGCAAGAAGAAGGAGTCCAAGAAGGAGTTCGACACGCTGCTCGCGGTCAACCCCAACGTGGCCAACGCCCACCACAACCTCGGCATCATGGCCTACGAGGAAAAGGACCTGGAGACGGCCTTCGAGCACATCTCCCAGGCCGCCCAGCTCACCCCGGACTCCTCGGAGGTGTGGCACGACCTGGGCACGGTGCTGATGGAGCAGAGCCGCTTCGCGGAGGCCCGCGAGGCCTTTGGCAACTGTGCCCGCCTGGATGAGAAGAACTCCAGCTGCCTCAACAGCCTCGCCGTCGCCCAGCGCAAGGTGGCCCTCACCGACTCCGCCCTCAAGGAGCTGAAGGACACCCAGACGGCGGAGAACAGCGCCCCGGCCATGTACCTGCTCGCGCGCCAGTACCGTGAGAAGGGCCTCCTCGCGGAGGAGGAGAGCGCCTACCGCAAGTGCGTGAAGCTGGATGCCAAGTTCGCGCCCTGCCACTTCGGCCTCTTCCAGATCTTCTCCGAGGCCCACAAGCAGACCCACGCTCAGACGGCGTGCAAGAACTTCATGAAGTTTGGTACCTCCGAGGAATTCCCCACCGAGTACACGACGTGTGAGAGATTCCTCGCCAACGACTCGTTCTAGCCGTCCCTTGGGGTAGCGACACACGCGATGAGCGTCCGTCTGACCGTCACACAGCGCAGCGAGGCCGGAGGCGCCTCGGGCCAAGAGGTCGTCCTCGACGACTCCGTCATCACCCTGGGGCGGGACAAGACCTGCCAGGTGGTGCTCCCGCAGCAGGCGGTGTCGCGCA includes the following:
- a CDS encoding cyclic nucleotide-binding domain-containing protein; this encodes MAHSEPSSWNRRVLPAGAFQFALIAGVTQLKTSANALVLSRFESQALPYLYLLGALMTASLTLLPRARPDAPTESPGILTGVGGVLALGLAAALSAGQRMPALALYLFADCFSTFVSFRFWGRMASAFDAREARRAFTVLNGFGMGGGIAGGLLVQALAVRLGTPAVVVSGAVSLLAAGAIFHHLHKAEPAPPPRTRSLQAWFPAWSYLGASPYAQVLAALGIAFAVLSSFVDYLFRLRVEGTLSEDGLAALFGSLQLWIGLFCVAFQLLVAERLLKRMGLLMYLALVPLVLAPLAGATLATGQLWPVHLLRLVETAVSYSILPVGIQLLYAAVPDEQREGLRSAVDGLLRKGGVVLAGLLLIGAGRGANGITMAVAVVALCAALGLLLVRLKPAYLTALGEQVGAHEEEEVELGGEAQKLLVEALGAPTPERVLRAVDMLEQAEAAPLRQHLASLLSHPHERVQERGVTLALSMDARELAPMLERLVEEGPRRPRDQAVWALARLSPERAERLLPPLLTSSDVGLRCAAIGALMRTQGNSAALESLRELLAKGDHAPVAERREVARLLGRLKDPRFAGPLSLYLEDMDISVRRVALVAVGEGGYVELAPRLLPFLGWREERPAARESLVQLGDAVTPLLELQLNNKAAPLAMRMQLPRVLRGIGSSAALNALLFSNVRDDAALHFRIGAQLSRLREEQPDHPVDVDRIHEALGRRRDTYRQLVGAFRDVQAALGPQSLLTRAVGDRLDQALELSFFLLGLLHPPQAMRRIHQHLVGNDSRRRAYALELLENLVAQEERELVMEQVEAHHRELPPGAPGRLWRRLAGLVQSEDLVLRACARHVARVNGLDVLPQEGDMSDTIVQRMFALEGVSVFSQSDVDDIAAIAEVAREASYKTGQRLYSQGDPGDALYVIVEGAVDAFRNGEHVLRFQAKEAIGEVSLLDGAPRPTDMVAAVDSRVLVIDRRDFLDLLADRPELLTGFFRSVSQQLQSVIDLPARREEGQRLELGAPQQPPSPLEGIGGLPPEGNAPSDV
- a CDS encoding RDD family protein, yielding MTPTPDTLLDGTHTVLTPEYVEFRFTLAGVYSRFLAWLMDALIVGFVATVVLLVFQVAMAAFPGFASALGIVVYFLVDWGYGITLETVWAGQTVGKRVMSLRVIQESGVRIGFYHAALRNLARVVDRLPLLYLVGGSVALVSRSHQRLGDLLAGTIVVRERRLKMPSALETRGEEGLLADPLFVSRVKRLSTEERELVLSAALRREELRLEARLTLFSALGARLQDSLAMEKPAHLSDEKWTLLVAAALLPAPAARPGRPTSGPRSTSPGPRSPSATSAYPR
- a CDS encoding outer membrane beta-barrel protein, with product MRTYLCAFGLLAALLGAAPAHAQFSNRSLGLSLGYMDFKRTAGLAGTPFIGLEGSLYIENGFEVVSLSKLMFPTDTFSTPEKRVVGLAPSLGIRYLLLEETIRPYIGTDVSYLIVFKESISNFVGIGPNAGVDFFLSDSVSLGVRAQYNFYIALNEDTQTSLTGSVGLATYF
- a CDS encoding tetratricopeptide repeat protein; this encodes MRLRLFLTLTAAVSLSTTACLSTPPPHERALINNELCAQEMANGDLQKAETYCNLGLEFSPQYADLWANKGLIAMYSGNKGKAKEFFIKALRFNQEHLQAYQNLGVLYLDEGAYGKAHDNFKRALQVNPDNLESRYDLGLTYMKMGKKKESKKEFDTLLAVNPNVANAHHNLGIMAYEEKDLETAFEHISQAAQLTPDSSEVWHDLGTVLMEQSRFAEAREAFGNCARLDEKNSSCLNSLAVAQRKVALTDSALKELKDTQTAENSAPAMYLLARQYREKGLLAEEESAYRKCVKLDAKFAPCHFGLFQIFSEAHKQTHAQTACKNFMKFGTSEEFPTEYTTCERFLANDSF